The following coding sequences lie in one Candidatus Diapherotrites archaeon genomic window:
- a CDS encoding nucleotidyl transferase AbiEii/AbiGii toxin family protein yields the protein MIDKETLIRLAKINGLKPWQQEKHYVQALILAIIAEKPVVFKGGTYLWFFHGLKRFSEDLDFTVSEKGLNNTAETVSKDLELFGIENKLKIIADNERSLSFRISAKGPLNTGEIDLCRVYVEISRREPITKKALPIKADFPAYQLPVKHIQGMDLEEVGAEKVRAIFSRDKARDFYDLFFLVKEKGIAFNEALIEKKLEYYDMHFARKTLLQKMKARQKYFSKELGNIVFGELPKFSYCFNTIKKWPKKQRKNSR from the coding sequence ATGATTGACAAGGAAACTTTAATTAGGCTTGCAAAAATTAATGGTCTGAAGCCATGGCAGCAGGAAAAGCATTACGTTCAAGCATTGATTCTTGCAATTATTGCAGAAAAACCTGTTGTTTTCAAGGGAGGAACCTATTTGTGGTTTTTTCACGGCCTGAAAAGGTTTTCTGAAGACCTCGACTTCACTGTTTCAGAAAAAGGATTAAATAACACTGCTGAAACGGTTTCAAAAGACTTAGAACTTTTTGGAATAGAAAATAAGCTGAAAATAATTGCAGACAATGAAAGAAGTTTATCTTTCAGGATAAGCGCCAAAGGGCCCCTTAATACAGGGGAAATTGATTTGTGCAGGGTGTATGTTGAAATAAGCAGGCGTGAACCCATCACAAAAAAGGCTTTGCCTATAAAAGCTGATTTTCCTGCATACCAGTTGCCTGTAAAGCATATTCAGGGCATGGATTTGGAGGAGGTCGGGGCAGAAAAGGTAAGGGCAATTTTTAGCAGGGACAAGGCAAGGGATTTTTATGACTTGTTTTTTTTGGTTAAAGAGAAAGGGATTGCTTTTAATGAGGCTCTCATTGAAAAAAAATTAGAGTATTACGACATGCATTTTGCCAGGAAAACATTACTGCAAAAAATGAAAGCAAGGCAAAAATACTTTTCAAAAGAGCTGGGAAACATTGTTTTTGGTGAACTGCCAAAATTCAGTTACTGCTTCAACACAATAAAAAAATGGCCCAAAAAGCAAAGAAAAAACAGCCGCTAG